Part of the Listeria innocua genome is shown below.
AACAAGCTCATATTCACTATCCGTTAAACCCATTTCTTGATAAATCTTTTGTTCTTTAATTTCTTTTGTCGTTGGCTCCATGTTAGGCATTTACTTGTTCCTCCTTCCAAGCTTTTACAACGGACTCGAAAAGTCTTAAACCATCAGTGCCGCCAATAATATCTTCCACCGCGCGTTCTGGATGTGGCATCATTCCAAGCACATTCCCGCGTTCATTAACGATACCAGCAATATCTGCACGACTTCCATTTGGGTTCACGCTATCATATGTAAACACAATTTGATTATTGTCTTTTAATTTTAAAAGTGTTTCATCATCACAGTAATAATTACCTTCCCCGTGAGCAACTGGAACTTGAATAATTTCGCCTTCTTCATAAAGTCCAGTAAACATTGTATCGGCATTCGCCACACGAAGCGGCACCGTCTTACAAATAAAATGTAAATTATTGTTTCTAATTAAAGCTCCTGGTAGTAAACCAATTTCTGTTAAAATTTGAAATCCGTTACACACACCAAGCACTGGTTTTCCCATTTCAGCAAAGCGTAAAACTTCTGGCATAATACTTGAAAATTTCGCAATCGCACCAGTTCGCAAGTAATCTCCATAAGAAAATCCACCTGGAAGTAATACCGCATCAAAACCTGCAAGACTTGTTTCCGCATGCCAAACATATTCCGCCTCCTCACCAAGAGAATCGCGAATCGCATGTAGCATATCAAGGTCACAATTTGAACCTGGGAACTGAATGACAGCAAATTTCATCGTTTAAGCCTCCTCAATTTCATATCGGTAATCTTCCATCACCGGATTTGTTAACAGTTTGTCGCACATTTCATTCAACACTTCATGAATATCTCTATCTGACTTCGCTACTTTAAGTTCCATAAATTTACCAATACGGACATCTTCTACTTCTTCGTAACCCATGCTTTTCGCTGCGTCTTTTACTGCAACCCCTTGTGGATCTAATACGCTTTTCTTTAAAGTGACATAAACTTTGACATTATACATTTTGTGGCCTCCTAGTTTTGAACTTGCTTTAATCTATTCAATACTTCTGTATACACATCTGTTAAATTGCCAATATTCCGACGAAAGACATCCTTATCGAGCTTTTGATTTGTTTCCTTATCCCATAGTCTGCATGTATCTGGTGAAATTTCATCCGCCAGCAAAATATTTCCCGCTGCATCACGACCAAATTCTAATTTAAAATCAATGAGAGTAATATTCATTTGATTGAATAATTCTTGTAACACCTTATTAATCGAACGAGCAACCTGACGAATCGTGTCCATTTCATTTGTTGTCGCAATGTCTAAATAAAGCACATGATCATCATTAATAAACGGATCATCTAAGGCATCATCTTTATAATAAAATTCCACAATCGCATTTGGAATTTCCTCGCCTTCTTCTTTACCAAGACGTTTCGCAAGACTACCAGCCATCACATTACGAACAACAACTTCAAGTGGAATAATCGAAACTTCTTTAACAAGTTGTTCCGTTTCTGAAATCGCCCGAATAAAGTGACTCGAAATCCCTTCTTTTGCTAAATAAGAAAAAATAAGTGATGTAATCTGATTATTAAGTTCGCCTTTACCAGCAAAAGATTCTTTTCGAACACCATTTAGAGCAGTCGCATCATCCTTATATGCAACACGCAAGACCCCAGCCTCATCTGTTTTAAAAAGTCGTTTTGCTTTTCCTTCATACAACAGTTCATTAGTCACGATAATTTATCTCCTTATAAATTACTTAACCTCTTTGAAAAAACATATATCAAAGAGGTTAGGTTGTATTCTGTCCGTAATTATAATCCTAAGCGATCAAAAATTAAGTCGACATTCTTCAGGTGATAGTTGTAATCAAAGCAGTCTGCAATTTCTTCTGCAGATAGATTTTCAGTAATGGTTGCATCTTGTTCTACTAATTCACGGAATGGTACTTGTTTTTCCCAAGCTTCCATTGCTCTTGGTTGTACGACATCATAAGCTCTTTCTCGAGCTAAGCCTTTATCAATCAGCGCAAGTAGAACACGTTGCGAATAAATTAATCCTAGAGTTCTATCCATATTACGTTTCATATTTTCTGGGAATACCGTCAAGTTTTTCACAATATTACCAAAACGATTTAAAATATAATCTAATAAAATAGTAGAATCTGGTAAAATAATTCGTTCCGCTGAACTATGAGAAATATCACGTTCATGCCAAAGTGGTACATTTTCATAAGCAGTAACCATATGTCCACGAATAACGCGAGCTAACCCTGTTACATTTTCAGAACCAATTGGATTACGTTTATGCGGCATTGCGGATGAACCTTTTTGCCCTTTTGCAAAGAATTCTTCTACTTCGCGTACTTCACTTTTTTGTAGTGCACGTACTTCAACAGCAAATTTTTCGACAGAAGTGGCAATTAAAGCAAGCGTTGCAAGATATTCTGCGTGACGATCACGTTGCAATGTTTGCGTTGAAATCGGCGCTGGAGTAGTTCCTAATTTTTCACAAACATATGCTTCCACAAAAGGATCAATGTTAGCATAAGTCCCAACAGCTCCAGAAATTTTTCCGAACTCTACACCATCAGCAGCAAAGTTAAAACGTTCTAAATTACGTTTCATTTCCTCGTACCATAGAGCAAGTTTTAAACCAAAAGTTGTTGGCTCCGCGTGAACACCGTGCGTACGACCCATCGTTACTGTATATTTATGTTCTTTCGCTTTTTCGCCAATAATCGCAATGAAATTCTCCAAGTCTTTTCTTAAAATTTCATTTGCTTGTTTTAGTAAGTAAGAATTCGCTGTATCTACTACATCTGTTGAAGTTAAGCCATAATGCACCCATTTACGTTCCTCACCAAGAGACTCAGATACCGAACGAGTAAATGCTACTACATCATGTCTAGTTTCTAATTCGATTTCATGAATACGGTCGACATCAAACTTAGCATTCGCGCGAATTTTCTTTACATCTTCTTTTGGAATATCACCAAGCTCTGCCCACGCTTCACAAGCCAAAATTTCTACTTCTAACCAAGCTTGATAACGATTTTGTTCTGTCCAAATATTGCCCATTTCTTTACGAGTATAACGTTCTAACATCCTTTTTAATTCCTCCAGTTACTTCCAAATTTGCGTTTCTTCTATATCACTCAATACCGCTTTTGGTTCATCAGTCAAGATAGTTATATGACCCATTTTGCGATTGATTTTAGCTTCTTTTTTACCATAATAATGTACAAACCAATGTGGGTAATCTATCATTTGTTCATTCACTGCATCCACATGTTGTCCTAAAATATTGACCATTAATGCTGGTTTCAATAGCTCAGGTTTTACTAGCGGCAAGCCAACTATCGCACGAATATGCTGTGTGAACTGAGAAATCGAACAAGCCTCAATCGTAAAATGTCCTGAATTATGAGGTCTTGGAGCAAGTTCATTTACATAAATCGCCCCAGAACTAGTCACAAACATTTCTACAGCCAAAACACCACATAATTGAAGTACATCGGCTAATTTTTTGGCAATTTCTTCCGCTTCTTCATAGACATCCGCTGCCACTTTGGCCGGCGCAATAGTCGTATGCAAAATATTGTTTACATGAACATTTTCAGCTACGGGGAATGTTTCCACTTGTCCATTTAAGTTACGAGCAACAATGACAGAAATCTCTTTTTCAAAAGGAATCCAAGCTTCTAACACACAAGAACCGTAACGCAACAATTGTGCGGCATCCTCAATATCACTTGCACTGTGAATAACAACTTGTCCCTTTCCATCATATCCGCCTTGCGCTGTTTTTAAGACAGCCGGATAACCAATACTTCTTATCTCACTTTCGATTTCTTCTTTATCAACAATTACAGCATATGGGGCAATATTAATGTTAGCAGATTCTAAATACGCCTTTTCTAAAATTCTGTCTTGCGTAATCGAAAGTAATTCCGATCCTTGCGGAACAGATACTAAGTTTTGTGTCATTTTAAGCGCATCGTAGTCAATGTTTTCAAATTCATATGTCACAACATCTGCTTTTTCCGAAAGTTCACGTAAAGCTACTTTGTCATCATAATCAGCTACGATTTGTTCATCGCTTACTTGAGCAGCTGGACAATCTGCTGTAGGATCTAAAACAATAATTCGGTAACCCATTGCTTTTGCAGCTATTGCTAGCATACGTCCTAATTGTCCACCACCGATGATACCAATTGTACTATTTGTCAGTAAAAATTTTTTATCCAAGAGAATCACTACTTTCTAGAACTGTTTCTTCTAGTGTAGCACGTCTTTTTTGTAATCTGTTAGTAATTGCATCGTTTGTAATAGATAAAATTTGCGCCGCTAAAAGACCCGCATTGACTGCTCCACTTTCACCGATTGCAACAGTAGCAACAGGAACACCACCAGGCATTTGTACAATGGACAGTAGAGAATCCATTCCGCTTAACGCTTTTGACTTAATTGGCACACCAATAACAGGCAAAGTTGTTTTAGCAGCAACCATACCTGGCAAATGCGCCGCTCCTCCAGCGCCCGCAATAATAATTTTCAAACCACGTTCCCGCGCTTGTTCTGCATATTGAAACATTAAATCTGGTGTACGATGAGCAGAAACGACTTTTTTTTCATAAGCAATTTCAAGTTCATCCAATACATCACATGCTTTTTTCATTGTATCCCAATCTGAGGTACTCCCCATAATGACACCAATTTCCGCAGGCATTACGTGATCAACTCCTTCTTAATTTCATAATCTCTTTCGACTCCTTCATTCTAACAATAGCTATCATAAAAGTCAACGAAAAATCGAACATTTAATTGTTACGTTTTCTTAACGTTCGTGTTTTACTGTATTTTATTACTATTAGCGGTATTATGTAGCTCATTTCACTAAATAAATAAAAAAAAGAAGCTACCATGCTTGGTAAGCTTCTTCCTATTTTCTAACTTGTTTTATCCAAAAACCGCCATGAATTTGTTTTGGCTCAGATGAAACAATAAATGCTCCATTATCAATTTCAATAATTTGTTTATATAGTTTTCGTTCATTCTTTCTTTGAGTCAAAATTTCAAGCATCATACGCTCTCCATCACGCCCACTCGCAAGCCAACTAGTCACCCCGTAGCCTAAATCACGAATTTGATTCGGCAAATCTAAATTATATTCTTTCGTAATAACATTTACAGTGATATAACCTAAAGCAATTCGCTCTTCAATTTTCATTCCAACAATAATACCCACACCAAAACCTACTGCATAAGCTAAAACATTCGCTATGTTATTTAAATTATCTAATACCAAACTTAGTGCAACAACATAAATAATCA
Proteins encoded:
- the purQ gene encoding phosphoribosylformylglycinamidine synthase subunit PurQ; the encoded protein is MKFAVIQFPGSNCDLDMLHAIRDSLGEEAEYVWHAETSLAGFDAVLLPGGFSYGDYLRTGAIAKFSSIMPEVLRFAEMGKPVLGVCNGFQILTEIGLLPGALIRNNNLHFICKTVPLRVANADTMFTGLYEEGEIIQVPVAHGEGNYYCDDETLLKLKDNNQIVFTYDSVNPNGSRADIAGIVNERGNVLGMMPHPERAVEDIIGGTDGLRLFESVVKAWKEEQVNA
- the purS gene encoding phosphoribosylformylglycinamidine synthase subunit PurS, with product MYNVKVYVTLKKSVLDPQGVAVKDAAKSMGYEEVEDVRIGKFMELKVAKSDRDIHEVLNEMCDKLLTNPVMEDYRYEIEEA
- the purC gene encoding phosphoribosylaminoimidazolesuccinocarboxamide synthase, which encodes MTNELLYEGKAKRLFKTDEAGVLRVAYKDDATALNGVRKESFAGKGELNNQITSLIFSYLAKEGISSHFIRAISETEQLVKEVSIIPLEVVVRNVMAGSLAKRLGKEEGEEIPNAIVEFYYKDDALDDPFINDDHVLYLDIATTNEMDTIRQVARSINKVLQELFNQMNITLIDFKLEFGRDAAGNILLADEISPDTCRLWDKETNQKLDKDVFRRNIGNLTDVYTEVLNRLKQVQN
- the purB gene encoding adenylosuccinate lyase, translated to MLERYTRKEMGNIWTEQNRYQAWLEVEILACEAWAELGDIPKEDVKKIRANAKFDVDRIHEIELETRHDVVAFTRSVSESLGEERKWVHYGLTSTDVVDTANSYLLKQANEILRKDLENFIAIIGEKAKEHKYTVTMGRTHGVHAEPTTFGLKLALWYEEMKRNLERFNFAADGVEFGKISGAVGTYANIDPFVEAYVCEKLGTTPAPISTQTLQRDRHAEYLATLALIATSVEKFAVEVRALQKSEVREVEEFFAKGQKGSSAMPHKRNPIGSENVTGLARVIRGHMVTAYENVPLWHERDISHSSAERIILPDSTILLDYILNRFGNIVKNLTVFPENMKRNMDRTLGLIYSQRVLLALIDKGLARERAYDVVQPRAMEAWEKQVPFRELVEQDATITENLSAEEIADCFDYNYHLKNVDLIFDRLGL
- the purK gene encoding 5-(carboxyamino)imidazole ribonucleotide synthase; amino-acid sequence: MDKKFLLTNSTIGIIGGGQLGRMLAIAAKAMGYRIIVLDPTADCPAAQVSDEQIVADYDDKVALRELSEKADVVTYEFENIDYDALKMTQNLVSVPQGSELLSITQDRILEKAYLESANINIAPYAVIVDKEEIESEIRSIGYPAVLKTAQGGYDGKGQVVIHSASDIEDAAQLLRYGSCVLEAWIPFEKEISVIVARNLNGQVETFPVAENVHVNNILHTTIAPAKVAADVYEEAEEIAKKLADVLQLCGVLAVEMFVTSSGAIYVNELAPRPHNSGHFTIEACSISQFTQHIRAIVGLPLVKPELLKPALMVNILGQHVDAVNEQMIDYPHWFVHYYGKKEAKINRKMGHITILTDEPKAVLSDIEETQIWK
- the purE gene encoding 5-(carboxyamino)imidazole ribonucleotide mutase, with translation MPAEIGVIMGSTSDWDTMKKACDVLDELEIAYEKKVVSAHRTPDLMFQYAEQARERGLKIIIAGAGGAAHLPGMVAAKTTLPVIGVPIKSKALSGMDSLLSIVQMPGGVPVATVAIGESGAVNAGLLAAQILSITNDAITNRLQKRRATLEETVLESSDSLG
- a CDS encoding DUF2179 domain-containing protein; translated protein: MDNGIFIVATIFVVNILYVTIYTVRLLLTMKGYRYLAALSSVFEMIIYVVALSLVLDNLNNIANVLAYAVGFGVGIIVGMKIEERIALGYITVNVITKEYNLDLPNQIRDLGYGVTSWLASGRDGERMMLEILTQRKNERKLYKQIIEIDNGAFIVSSEPKQIHGGFWIKQVRK